A single Parabacteroides timonensis DNA region contains:
- a CDS encoding RagB/SusD family nutrient uptake outer membrane protein — protein sequence MKLHIKSLVLFCALTGVLISCDMEVVPPAEISAENFWQTEKDAWYALNGCYQSMPGLDIWDEMCTDNAHSHKPWEGNMEMVQQNGINTAATYGDYKFNAIRTANSYIARVDGCDMSEELKERTKAEARFFRAFAYLNLTQYFGKVAIVTDELPYDAPTVARNSVEEVRDFILTELAEAAAILPESYSGGFMNEAGRVTRYAALSLRARAALYFGNYAEAEKSAKAVMDSGKYSLFKLTSLSAAQEQEAKEMDLYIDFAGLGIDKDKYVKGMFSYEALWQGANATPANPEYVLTHEYMEDPYAYDQYRYTYFIPLSMSIQNGYSSFEPMQDLVDAYWNIDGKTLPEKISVDTRKANYDKIWNYAKNLSAGDYKAFATSSNLMTYDYMKEFKNRDSRLYVTLMFPFKGWHETAVGEFYYKWDPDVINKNGNESWTGFSYRKMVSWNPYVASPYGAAEDYPTIRYAEVLLTFAEAHLMTAGYDDQVRSALNQLRDRCGMPDVPVSLGTQEAIDFLRNERRVELAVEGHRYDDVRRYGSEYCNKYLNGPSTAPNGYVVINKKWDDRLMLMPIPTTAIDVNPLLKDDQNPGY from the coding sequence ATGAAATTACATATAAAAAGTTTAGTTCTATTTTGCGCATTGACAGGTGTTTTAATCTCTTGCGATATGGAGGTGGTTCCACCGGCAGAGATTTCTGCTGAAAATTTCTGGCAGACGGAAAAGGATGCCTGGTATGCTTTGAACGGCTGTTATCAATCCATGCCGGGACTGGATATCTGGGATGAAATGTGTACGGATAATGCACACAGCCATAAGCCTTGGGAAGGTAATATGGAGATGGTTCAGCAAAACGGTATCAATACTGCTGCCACTTATGGGGATTATAAATTTAATGCAATCCGGACAGCCAACTCATATATAGCTCGTGTTGATGGTTGTGATATGAGTGAAGAACTTAAAGAAAGGACAAAGGCTGAAGCTCGTTTTTTCAGAGCTTTTGCTTATCTGAATCTGACCCAGTATTTTGGTAAAGTCGCTATTGTTACAGACGAACTTCCTTATGATGCACCGACTGTTGCCCGTAATTCTGTGGAAGAAGTTCGTGATTTCATCCTGACGGAACTGGCTGAAGCTGCAGCAATATTGCCGGAGAGTTATAGTGGTGGTTTCATGAATGAAGCAGGCCGTGTGACACGCTATGCCGCTTTATCTCTACGTGCTCGTGCCGCCTTATATTTTGGCAATTATGCAGAAGCAGAAAAATCGGCTAAAGCAGTAATGGATAGTGGTAAATATTCATTATTTAAGCTGACGTCATTAAGTGCTGCCCAGGAACAGGAGGCTAAAGAAATGGATTTGTATATAGATTTTGCCGGATTGGGCATTGATAAGGATAAATATGTGAAAGGTATGTTTAGCTATGAGGCCCTTTGGCAAGGAGCGAATGCAACACCGGCTAATCCGGAATATGTGTTGACTCATGAATATATGGAAGATCCGTATGCTTACGATCAATATCGTTATACTTATTTTATTCCATTGTCGATGTCTATTCAGAATGGTTATTCATCTTTTGAACCGATGCAGGATTTGGTAGATGCTTACTGGAATATAGATGGAAAGACTCTTCCGGAGAAGATTTCGGTAGATACTCGTAAGGCTAATTATGATAAGATATGGAACTATGCGAAAAATTTAAGTGCAGGCGATTATAAGGCTTTTGCTACCAGTTCCAATCTGATGACCTATGATTATATGAAAGAGTTCAAGAATCGTGACAGTCGTTTGTATGTGACGTTGATGTTTCCGTTTAAGGGATGGCATGAAACAGCTGTTGGTGAATTTTATTACAAATGGGACCCGGATGTGATCAACAAGAATGGTAATGAATCGTGGACCGGATTCAGCTATCGTAAGATGGTGTCCTGGAATCCTTATGTTGCCAGTCCTTATGGTGCAGCCGAAGATTATCCGACTATCCGTTATGCCGAAGTTTTGCTGACATTTGCCGAAGCTCATTTAATGACAGCCGGTTATGATGATCAGGTTCGTTCCGCTTTGAATCAGCTGCGTGATCGTTGCGGTATGCCGGATGTTCCGGTTTCTCTGGGTACACAGGAAGCAATCGATTTTTTACGTAACGAAAGACGTGTCGAGTTGGCTGTAGAAGGTCATCGTTATGATGATGTAAGGCGCTATGGAAGTGAATATTGCAATAAGTACCTGAATGGTCCGTCAACTGCTCCGAACGGTTATGTGGTAATTAACAAGAAATGGGATGATCGTTTGATGTTGATGCCGATACCTACTACTGCTATAGATGTGAATCCATTATTGAAGGATGATCAGAATCCAGGTTATTAA
- a CDS encoding TonB-dependent receptor — MRCILLFLLLGTMQITASVTYSQSVKFSLNVENSSVQDVLSIIEQKSAFYFTYNVNQINTQRKVSITVEDKTVTEVLNQLFEKEGIKYQISDKHIVLYKADEAVPALENINQQKGITISGVVKDSNGEPIVGANVLEKSATNGTVTNMDGQFTLTVPTNARLVISYIGYNTQEINVAGRTVINVTLTEDFKALDEIVVVGYGTQKKVNLTGSVASVSSEDIKDRVQTDVLSSIQGTVPGVTIISRPGKDVSINFRGRGNLGTSEPLYVIDGAIADATFFSNLDPNSIENISFLKDAASSAIYGSRAAYGVVLVTTKQGKDGRMEVSYSGMVGMKAPSYTQDLVNSWEYAELYNEALYNTNPSAGKNQGYSASDIELFRKGTEPDLYPNTNWVDLVFDDWTVTTKHSLNFSGGTKKLRYFAGLGYVYDTENIRNRDTRRYNLNLNVSSDVTDWLTFRGSVKYIQRNKDIDGGTPSFDNMLIVPSTFVARQSNGEWGSVESGHEASGTFAGGNPLRAYSTNDWTKNTIENSMYELAFDLKPIKGLVITGQGTYKSYEYKNKAYTSLKDDVPSFLNPGTVIGGTGNTVNSMEVNWKKHNFLTYTGTASYNWTKDIHSLSALAGVSYEHYQEETLMASRQDFPADSFDDLSAGATSGSLYKNGSSMQEYKMFSYFGRINYTLMERYMLEANFRADASSRFHADNRWGYFPSFSAGWRISEESFMESTRNIIDNLKLRASYGTLGNINNVGNYDYFQNYGSRKVSGVDAYYSFGDSPAKVIEETKPANPSLSWEKVALTDIGVDFDLWNGKLSGTADYYIKNTSNILLAYNVPLETGITNAPSQNVAKVRNRGFEFALAHRNTIGDVSYMISANIATNNNEITDLSSSNDIIKNLENGHGVAKYILREGESIGSFYGFKSDGLYTQEEIDAGHYYTYGGVTPNAGDTKFIPQRKLDWGEEITDNDRTIIGCEVPDFTYGINLSVNYKNFEFSIFGQGISGADVAFEVYQVHPFFHGQDNPRRYHMGRWTEANPNPHAIYPRIYTASSPHTTYNRAFNDYHLFDADYFRFKTMTLGYNVPKNVVSRLGISSLKVYLTGENLFTIRADKKMKDFDPEATSSTVRALGSKSLAFGVNVSF; from the coding sequence ATGAGATGTATCTTGTTGTTCTTACTATTGGGTACAATGCAAATTACTGCAAGTGTGACTTATTCGCAGTCGGTAAAATTTTCTCTGAATGTAGAGAACTCTTCGGTGCAGGATGTCCTTTCAATTATTGAACAGAAAAGTGCATTCTATTTTACTTATAATGTTAATCAGATTAATACACAACGTAAAGTATCTATAACGGTGGAAGACAAAACCGTTACAGAAGTATTGAACCAGCTTTTTGAAAAAGAAGGTATAAAATATCAGATTAGCGATAAACATATTGTTTTATATAAAGCTGATGAAGCTGTTCCTGCTTTGGAAAATATCAATCAGCAAAAGGGTATTACTATCTCGGGGGTTGTAAAAGATTCGAATGGGGAACCGATCGTTGGAGCAAATGTCCTGGAGAAGTCTGCAACCAATGGGACTGTAACTAACATGGATGGTCAGTTCACATTAACTGTTCCAACAAATGCCAGATTAGTTATTTCTTATATAGGTTATAATACCCAAGAGATTAATGTCGCCGGAAGAACAGTCATAAACGTAACTTTGACTGAAGATTTTAAGGCACTTGATGAAATTGTCGTAGTTGGTTATGGTACACAAAAGAAAGTAAACCTGACAGGTTCTGTTGCTTCTGTCAGTTCGGAAGATATCAAAGATCGCGTACAGACAGATGTATTAAGTTCTATTCAAGGAACGGTTCCGGGTGTAACTATTATTTCCCGTCCGGGAAAAGACGTTTCTATCAACTTTCGTGGTCGGGGTAATTTGGGTACTTCCGAACCTCTTTATGTAATCGATGGAGCTATTGCCGATGCAACATTCTTTTCTAATCTGGATCCGAACAGTATTGAAAATATTTCTTTCCTGAAGGATGCTGCATCTTCAGCGATCTATGGTTCACGTGCCGCCTATGGTGTTGTCTTAGTTACAACAAAGCAAGGCAAGGACGGGCGAATGGAAGTTTCTTACAGTGGTATGGTAGGGATGAAAGCACCGAGCTATACACAAGATCTTGTCAACTCATGGGAATATGCCGAATTATATAATGAGGCATTGTATAATACGAATCCTTCTGCAGGGAAAAATCAGGGGTATTCGGCTAGTGATATCGAGTTGTTCAGAAAAGGAACCGAGCCTGATCTGTATCCGAATACGAATTGGGTGGACCTGGTATTCGATGATTGGACCGTTACTACCAAACATTCTTTGAACTTTTCGGGAGGAACTAAGAAGTTACGTTATTTTGCAGGATTGGGTTATGTCTATGATACGGAGAATATCCGGAATCGGGATACCCGACGGTATAATCTGAATTTGAATGTATCATCGGATGTAACTGATTGGTTGACATTTCGCGGAAGTGTGAAGTATATCCAGCGTAATAAAGATATTGACGGAGGAACACCTTCGTTTGATAATATGCTGATCGTTCCGAGTACCTTCGTTGCCCGTCAGTCCAATGGCGAATGGGGATCTGTTGAGTCGGGTCATGAAGCCAGTGGAACGTTTGCCGGTGGTAACCCATTGCGTGCTTATAGTACGAATGATTGGACTAAAAATACAATTGAAAACTCAATGTATGAACTGGCATTCGATTTAAAGCCGATAAAAGGTCTGGTTATCACAGGCCAGGGTACCTATAAATCGTATGAATACAAAAACAAGGCATACACTAGCTTAAAAGACGATGTACCCAGTTTCTTGAACCCAGGTACGGTAATCGGTGGTACGGGGAATACGGTTAACTCGATGGAAGTAAACTGGAAAAAACATAATTTTCTGACTTATACAGGAACGGCCAGTTATAATTGGACGAAAGATATCCACTCACTTTCAGCTTTGGCCGGTGTATCTTATGAACATTATCAGGAAGAAACACTGATGGCTTCCCGCCAGGACTTCCCGGCTGATTCATTTGATGATCTGTCGGCAGGAGCAACATCCGGTTCATTATATAAGAATGGTTCCAGTATGCAAGAGTATAAGATGTTTTCTTATTTCGGTCGTATTAATTATACCTTAATGGAACGGTATATGCTTGAAGCAAATTTTAGAGCAGATGCTTCTTCCCGTTTCCATGCAGATAATCGCTGGGGATATTTCCCTTCATTTTCAGCAGGCTGGAGAATCAGCGAAGAATCTTTTATGGAAAGTACACGTAACATTATTGATAATTTGAAACTCAGAGCATCTTATGGAACGTTGGGCAATATTAATAATGTAGGTAATTACGATTATTTTCAGAACTATGGAAGCCGTAAAGTTTCAGGTGTAGATGCTTATTACTCTTTTGGCGACTCACCTGCCAAAGTGATTGAGGAAACGAAGCCGGCTAATCCTTCATTGAGTTGGGAAAAGGTGGCTTTGACCGATATAGGCGTGGACTTTGATTTGTGGAATGGTAAATTGAGTGGTACAGCTGACTATTATATCAAAAATACCAGTAATATTCTGCTGGCCTACAATGTGCCTTTGGAGACAGGCATCACAAATGCTCCTTCACAAAATGTGGCGAAAGTACGTAATCGTGGGTTTGAATTTGCATTGGCACACCGTAATACGATAGGAGATGTCTCTTATATGATCAGTGCAAACATTGCAACAAACAATAATGAGATAACTGATTTATCTTCTTCGAACGATATTATCAAAAATCTGGAAAATGGTCATGGCGTGGCTAAATATATTTTGCGTGAAGGTGAATCTATCGGTTCTTTCTACGGTTTTAAGAGCGATGGTTTATATACACAGGAAGAGATCGATGCCGGACATTATTATACTTATGGCGGGGTCACTCCAAATGCCGGTGATACTAAGTTTATTCCTCAACGTAAGTTGGATTGGGGTGAAGAAATTACGGATAATGACCGTACGATTATTGGTTGCGAAGTACCTGATTTTACTTATGGAATCAACCTTTCGGTAAATTATAAAAACTTTGAATTCTCGATCTTCGGACAAGGAATCAGTGGTGCAGATGTGGCCTTTGAAGTTTATCAGGTACATCCGTTCTTCCACGGTCAGGATAATCCAAGAAGATATCATATGGGCAGATGGACTGAAGCGAATCCCAACCCTCATGCCATTTATCCGAGAATTTATACGGCAAGTAGCCCGCATACTACTTATAACAGGGCATTTAATGATTATCACTTGTTTGATGCTGACTATTTCCGTTTCAAGACAATGACTTTGGGTTATAATGTTCCGAAGAATGTAGTGTCCCGTTTAGGAATCTCTTCATTGAAGGTATATCTGACCGGTGAGAATTTATTCACTATTCGTGCAGACAAGAAAATGAAGGATTTTGATCCGGAAGCAACTAGCAGTACTGTCCGTGCTTTGGGTAGTAAATCTTTAGCGTTTGGTGTGAATGTATCATTTTAA
- a CDS encoding FecR family protein, whose translation MNEEILIRFLTHRCTPEEIEEVDRWIAANQANADWLFEMERIWSLKDQLRFSDKQEIEMAYARFMSGLQEKDIRMETVRKRPYLFWMKYAAAILLIGLLSTNLYFLLKEEPSSMNMVEVPNGQRVSLTLSDGTKVWLNSHSKFTYPARFSSKNRDVELEGEGFFEVAHNEKVPFVVHADLLQVKVLGTKFNVKVYNEEPSAITLAEGKVEVATNDNEHKVTLRPNEQVTYSRENGLAVNKSVNTSLVRSWTVGEAAYVNEQLIDIVTDLERRFNVHITVKDPELNTELFTCRFKETAKINQVLTLLKDTRKLDYKIQGDQIQIYKPLK comes from the coding sequence ATGAATGAGGAAATATTAATACGATTTTTAACCCACCGTTGCACACCGGAGGAAATAGAAGAAGTCGATAGATGGATTGCTGCCAATCAGGCTAATGCCGATTGGTTGTTTGAGATGGAACGTATCTGGAGCCTGAAAGACCAGTTGCGTTTTTCTGACAAACAAGAGATTGAAATGGCCTATGCTCGTTTTATGTCCGGATTACAAGAAAAGGATATAAGAATGGAGACAGTCCGAAAACGTCCTTATCTATTTTGGATGAAATATGCTGCTGCAATTCTATTGATTGGATTACTAAGTACTAATCTGTATTTTTTATTGAAGGAAGAACCATCTTCTATGAATATGGTTGAAGTACCTAATGGTCAAAGAGTTTCTTTGACTTTATCCGACGGTACGAAAGTCTGGCTGAATTCTCATAGTAAATTTACTTATCCTGCCCGATTTTCTTCTAAGAACCGCGATGTTGAACTTGAAGGTGAAGGTTTTTTTGAGGTTGCGCATAATGAAAAAGTCCCATTTGTTGTACATGCTGATTTACTTCAGGTAAAAGTATTGGGTACTAAGTTTAATGTGAAAGTATACAATGAAGAGCCTTCTGCAATAACGTTGGCTGAGGGAAAAGTAGAAGTCGCTACAAATGATAATGAACATAAAGTCACTTTAAGACCTAATGAGCAGGTTACTTATTCAAGAGAAAATGGCTTGGCTGTTAATAAGTCGGTCAATACGTCTTTAGTCAGGTCGTGGACGGTCGGTGAAGCAGCTTATGTGAATGAACAGTTAATTGATATTGTGACTGATTTGGAGCGTCGTTTCAATGTTCATATCACAGTGAAAGACCCGGAACTCAATACCGAATTGTTTACCTGCCGTTTTAAAGAAACGGCTAAAATAAATCAGGTATTGACATTATTGAAAGATACCCGCAAACTGGATTATAAAATTCAGGGGGATCAGATACAAATTTATAAACCTTTAAAATGA
- a CDS encoding RNA polymerase sigma-70 factor gives MGPIDVHRIKEGDQEAFKRFFVHFYPKLMSLACRFVDDQAARDLVQDIFVFYWEQKQQIDVDNVQSYLFKVLQNRCLNYLKHQMVIEEYTAKIRIAEARIAFLNDRTDSNDVLKQIINWDLREQIEASVKKLPPKAAEVFRLCYYEDMPHKEIADKLKISVRTVASHIRTAVLFLREDLKDLLILYFVFFRIIN, from the coding sequence TTGGGGCCTATTGATGTACATAGAATAAAAGAAGGAGATCAGGAAGCTTTTAAAAGATTTTTTGTTCACTTTTATCCGAAGCTCATGTCGTTGGCTTGTCGTTTTGTAGATGATCAGGCCGCTAGAGATTTGGTACAGGATATTTTTGTATTCTACTGGGAACAAAAACAACAAATAGATGTAGACAATGTGCAATCTTATCTTTTCAAAGTCCTTCAAAACCGGTGCTTGAATTATCTGAAGCATCAAATGGTTATAGAAGAATATACTGCTAAAATACGAATAGCGGAAGCCCGTATTGCTTTCCTGAATGACCGGACTGATTCTAATGATGTTTTGAAACAAATAATTAATTGGGATCTCCGAGAACAGATCGAGGCTTCTGTAAAAAAATTACCCCCAAAAGCAGCGGAAGTATTCCGTTTGTGTTACTATGAGGATATGCCACACAAAGAAATTGCTGATAAACTCAAAATATCAGTACGCACAGTTGCGAGTCATATCCGGACTGCAGTGCTTTTTCTACGGGAAGATCTAAAAGATTTGCTGATACTTTATTTCGTTTTTTTCCGGATTATAAATTAA